Sequence from the Methanobrevibacter arboriphilus genome:
CAGAACTTGAAGATCATCTTGTAATTGATAATGTTCCTGATATTTTCCATACTGGTCATGTTCATATAAATACATATAAAAATTATAAAGGAATTCATATGATTAATTCAGGAACTTTTCAAACTCAGACTGAGTTTCAAAAGGTTCATAATATTCTTCCAACTTGTGCTGAAGTTCCAATTCTTCATAGAGGCGTTTATAAAAAGTTAAATTTTATTTAGAATAAATATTTTTAAATGATCGTTCAGCTATATATTTTAAAATAATCTTTCAGTTCTATTTGGTGATGAAATGAGTGATAAAGATGATAATATTAAAAGTGTTGTTAATGTTTCAAAATATCTTTTTGAACGTAAATTAGTTTCTGGAAAAGCTGGAAATGTTAGTGCTAGATTTAATGATAATGGAATGGATGTTATAGCTATTACTCCTACTATGAGGTCATTAGGTAAAGTAAAAGAAGAAGAAATAATATTAGTTGATATTGATGGGAACAATTTAACTAAAGGAACTCCTTCTTCTGAAATATACTTACATCTAGCTATATATAAAGAAAAAGATGATATTGGTGCAATTGTTCATACTCATTCTCCTTTTGCAACTGGTTTTGCATTTTCTAACAAACGGATAAAAAGATTAGAGGGATTTGGTGAAATAATTTCCCCATACTTGGCAGAAATTGACTATGAAAAACCTGGAAGCAATGAATTAGCTGTTAAATCTGCTGAAGCACTTAAAAATGAAGATGTATTGATTTTAAAAAATCATGGAGTTATATCAACAGGAAAAAATATTGAAGAAGCATGTTCATTGGCGGAATTTGTTGAAGATATAGCTAAAACTCAGTTCATTTCACATACTTTGAATCTATCAGACTCATTTTAATATGATTGAGATTCATAAAAAATAATATTTTTAGTATTAAGATTTTTTGTATTAAGATTCTTAGTATTAAGATTCATATAATTAAGATTATAGATAAAAATTGACTAAATAAAAAAACATTAAATAATTAAAAAATAAATATTGAAAAGCAATAAAAAGGTTAAAAAATCATATTAAGTATTTATAAGTAATAAATAACTAAAAAATAATTAAATATTAATTAAGTAACTATATATTTATTAACTAGCTAATAAATATCTATTAAATACTTAATAAAAAAATACTGATATGGAATATATGTTTAATTTGTTTTAATTGACTCTAATTTACTTAAAACTTCCCAAATAAGGGTTCTTGCATGAATAGGTATATTAGGATCGTTACTAATTTCATCTAATATTAAGATAACTGCACTTGCTCTTACAGTTTCATCTTCTTCTTTATTGTTAAGAAGTGTATTAGATTCATCAGCAGCCCTTCTAATATTACGAGGGACACTTGGATTTTCCATAATATGTTTTAAAATCTCAGAAACTTCGTTAAAAATATCGTTACTCATAAATAATCCTCCAAAAATTAAAATAAATAGTAAATAAAGATTTAACATTTTTATAATTAATACAAACAACTACTATTCATGGATTTAATTAAATATACTCTATATATATAAATTATAAGTTCCATAAATAGATTTGAATAAATTAAATAATAATTAGCATGTTAATTGTAAATTAAGATAAATATATTAAAAATTTTATTTTATAAAATTACTATACATTCTTTATATTAGTACTAAGTTATTTAAAAAGTTTTGTATTTTTTCATTTTATTAATATATTTTTTAAACTTATAGCAATACAAAGATTTATTTACTAGGAAAATAAATTAAATAATATAAAATTGATAAGAAGTATTACTAATATTAAATAAATTTTTATATGATTATCACAAATAAATTATTAGTATAAATTAAGTTTTTAATAATATTTCTATTAATAAGAATTATTATTAAAGAATATAAATAACTATTTAGAATTAGTATTCACTTGAAGGTGTTTAAAGTATATTAAAAGACTTTTAAAGCTTATAAAAGCTATAATCTCATAAAGTTATAAAATAAACTAATCTGATTATTTAATAAATTAATATTTTAATATTAAAATCATAGTGCTTTTTAGTGTAATTTAATTCATGGTTTATTATATATAATATTATTCATAATTTATTGATATATTATATCATTAATGATTTTAATAATACATTATATACTTATATTAATAGTTTGCATAATTTTATTAATAAATTACATATTAATTATTACATTATAAACTAATACAATTAATACATTATTAAATATAATTATAAATTAGAGTTAGGAGGATTTAAATGTCTGATATTGTAAGAACCTGGCGTCATATTCAACAAAGGTACAATCTAATTGGATCAAAATGTACTAACTGTGATGGAGTTTATTTCCCTCCACGAGTTATCTGTCCAAAATGTAGGAGAAAAGGTAAGATTGAAAATATTCAATTTAGTGGAAAAGGTAAAATACATAGTTTTTCCATTGTTGAAACTCCAACTGATGATTTTAAAACTATTGCTCCATATGCAGTAGCTATAATTGATTTAGAAGAAGGCGCAAGACTCACATCTCAGCTTGTAGATTGTGATCTTAATGAAATAGAGATTGGGGATCCGGTTGAAATGGTATTTCGAAAAATTAGGGAAGATGGAGAAGACGGAGTAATCTCTTATGGATTCAAATTTAAACCAATCAAATAATTCTGAAGGATTTACAAATTATAAAAATCTGAATATTTCAGAGAATCCACTTTCAACTGATTTTGGTGTATTGCTTATTAGTCATGGAAGTAGCTTACCTTATGCAGAAGAAATTTTTAAAGATATACTTGAAAAATATATATCTTTAACTGGTCATAATGCTGAAGTTGGATATATGAAAGTTGCCAAACCATCTATTTCTGAAGCTATTGATAACTTATTGGATAGAAATAATAACATAAAAAGAATCATTGCTATGCCAGTATTTTTAGCTCCAGGTATTCACACGAATATAGATATACCAATAATTTTAGGTCTTGAGCCTAAAGAAACTGATCCAAGATGCCCTGATGGAAACTATCCTGAAGATCATTATTTAATGGAGTCAAAACCTATCAATTTTGATGGTGAAATCAATTTAATTGGTTGTATAGGCCCTGATCCACAAATAATTAATGTTATAAATAAAAAGATTGAATCAACTGTTTTTGAATCTAATAAGGATGTAAGTGCAGATAAAACAGGTGTTTTACTTGTGAGTCATGGAAGTAGGTTAAATTATAATCGTGAATTTATTACAGATATATATAATCAATATAAATCTCAAACTGATTATTCTGTTTCTCAAGGTTTCATGGAACTTTGTGAACCTACTATTGCACAATCTATTAATACCATGCTTGAAAGTAAAGATTTAGATAGAATAATTGTTGTTCCTGTATTTTTAGCTCCAGGTGTTCACACCAAAAGAGATATACCTACTATTCTAGGTATTTTGGAGGACGAAGATATAAACAGTACTCATTTTTCCAATGATCATTCTCACTCTCATACCCATTCTCATGATCATAGCCATGCTCAATCTCATGATCATGCTCATGGCGGCCTTGTTGAGTTTGATGGAGAGATATTATATACAGAACCATTAGGTTCTGATGATGTTATAATTGAAATTCTTAAAAATAGAATTGAAAGCAACATATAATTTTTTTGAACCTTAGCTTGCTTTATTATTTATTATTTTTTGTTTTCTTCTATAATAATCTTTTTTATTATTTTTTATTACTTTTTATATTTTTTGTTATTTTTATCATTACATGCCTTTTTATTCATAATATTAGAACTTTTATTAATAATTTCATTAATAATCTTTCAATAATATAATCTCTCAATAATATAATTTTTCAATAATATTTTAATATTTTAAAGAAAAATTGATAAAATTTATAATATACTATAGTTAATATTAAAATTATATTTCTTGAATAAATTGATTTATTAATAAATTATTATAATACGAGAATAGGAAGATAATATGTCAGAAGGAAAATCAAATTTTAACTCTAATAATACTGGGATTTTACTTATAAGTCATGGAAGTAGGTTACCATTATCTAGTGAAACTATAAATAAGTTAGCTGAAATGTATAGACAAGAAACTAATTTTAAAGTTGGTGTAGGATATATGGAAATTCATGAACCCAATATTCCAAAAGCATTAGATATTTTAGTTAAAGGCACTGAAATTGACACTGTAATTGCTGTTCCAGTATTTTTGGCTCATGGAATGCACACTACAAGAGATATTCCTAAAATATTACGTCTAAATGAAGAAGACAATGAGGAAGACTCTAATAATCAGAACCATCATAGTCATAATCATGAAAATAAAGATGAAAGCTCTCATAGCCATCATCATCACCATCATGACTTAGAAAAAATAAATTTTGATGGAAAAATTATTTACACTGAACCATTAGGAGCAGACCCATTAGTTCTCGAGATAATAAAAAATAGGGTCGATAATGCTTTAAACCAGTAATAATCTATTTATTTATGTTTTTTTGATTTTTATAATATTTTTTATAATATTTTTTATAATATTTTTTATAATATTTTTTATAATATTTTTTATAATATTTTTTATAATATTTTTTATAATATTTTTTATAATATTTTTTATAATATTTTTTATAATATTTTTTATAATATTTTTTATAATATTTTTTATAATATTTTTTATAATATTTTTTATAATATTTTTTATAATATTTTTCAAATATACTTTTATTTCAATTTATACTAAAAAAATTTTATTATATTTAATAAACAAATATATCAACATGTTTAAAAAAAATCTTCAAGTTTCAGATCTTGGAGAAAAAAAGCTAATTGAAAGAATAGTTGAAAAGTCTAAAGATTTTGAGTTTAACAGTAATAAATATTTAAATTCTTATATTGGTGATGATGCTGCATTAATCGATTTTAACAATAATTTAACAAATGAAAAAAATTATTTAGTAGCTACGACTGATTTATTGATTCAGAAACATCATTTTCCATTACAAATGTCTTTTTTTCAGATGGGTTGGAAAGCTGTTACAGTAAATGTTAGTGATATTGCAGCTATGGGAGCTAAACCTGTTGGAATATTGATTAGTTTAGCTATTCCTCCAAATTTAGCCCTTGAATCATTCGAAGAAATGATTGATGGAATTTTAGAAGCATGCAATTATTATAAAATCCCTTTAATAGGTGGAGATACAAATGAAGATGATGAAATAATAATTTCAGGAACTGCTTTAGGGAAAGTTGAACAATCATTAGCTAAAAAAAAATATGGGTTTAAAATTGGAGATAAATTAGCTATCACTGGACAGTTAGGTCTTGCTGCACTTGGATTTGAATTGTTAAAAGAAGAAAATAAAGAAATAATTGAAAAATCTATTGAAAATAAAAAAATTAGCAGCGATTTAGTTGATTTATCGATTGATGCTGCTTTAAATCCTAAAGCTAGATTAAATGAAGGGATTATTTTAAGTAAAATAGCTTCATCTGTCACTGATATTACTGATGGGTTAGCAAGTGAACTTTATGAATTATTTGAGGCTAATAAAAATTTTAATAGAAATAACAATCTTGGAATAAGAGTTTATGAAGATAAAATAGCTAATGAACCACTATTTGAAGAAATATATGATTTGTCGAAAATATTAAATAAAGATATTTTTGATCTTATTTTTCATATAGGGGAAGATTTTGAACTTTTATTCACTTTCAATAATGATAATGAGAATAGTATTATCGATGAGTTATCAAAAAAGTTGAATTTCATTATTATTGGGGAAATTAATAATTATAATAAGGTTGAAATCGAATATTGTGATGGAAAAGTTCAAAAATTATCTTCAAAGGGTTATGAACATTTATCTAATGATTAATAACTTTTAAATGTTTCTAATTAACAATATTTTTTTCATTTGATGGTA
This genomic interval carries:
- a CDS encoding class II aldolase/adducin family protein — its product is MSDKDDNIKSVVNVSKYLFERKLVSGKAGNVSARFNDNGMDVIAITPTMRSLGKVKEEEIILVDIDGNNLTKGTPSSEIYLHLAIYKEKDDIGAIVHTHSPFATGFAFSNKRIKRLEGFGEIISPYLAEIDYEKPGSNELAVKSAEALKNEDVLILKNHGVISTGKNIEEACSLAEFVEDIAKTQFISHTLNLSDSF
- a CDS encoding UPF0147 family protein, with the protein product MSNDIFNEVSEILKHIMENPSVPRNIRRAADESNTLLNNKEEDETVRASAVILILDEISNDPNIPIHARTLIWEVLSKLESIKTN
- a CDS encoding Zn-ribbon domain-containing OB-fold protein is translated as MSDIVRTWRHIQQRYNLIGSKCTNCDGVYFPPRVICPKCRRKGKIENIQFSGKGKIHSFSIVETPTDDFKTIAPYAVAIIDLEEGARLTSQLVDCDLNEIEIGDPVEMVFRKIREDGEDGVISYGFKFKPIK
- the cfbA gene encoding sirohydrochlorin nickelochelatase; translation: MDSNLNQSNNSEGFTNYKNLNISENPLSTDFGVLLISHGSSLPYAEEIFKDILEKYISLTGHNAEVGYMKVAKPSISEAIDNLLDRNNNIKRIIAMPVFLAPGIHTNIDIPIILGLEPKETDPRCPDGNYPEDHYLMESKPINFDGEINLIGCIGPDPQIINVINKKIESTVFESNKDVSADKTGVLLVSHGSRLNYNREFITDIYNQYKSQTDYSVSQGFMELCEPTIAQSINTMLESKDLDRIIVVPVFLAPGVHTKRDIPTILGILEDEDINSTHFSNDHSHSHTHSHDHSHAQSHDHAHGGLVEFDGEILYTEPLGSDDVIIEILKNRIESNI
- the cfbA gene encoding sirohydrochlorin nickelochelatase → MSEGKSNFNSNNTGILLISHGSRLPLSSETINKLAEMYRQETNFKVGVGYMEIHEPNIPKALDILVKGTEIDTVIAVPVFLAHGMHTTRDIPKILRLNEEDNEEDSNNQNHHSHNHENKDESSHSHHHHHHDLEKINFDGKIIYTEPLGADPLVLEIIKNRVDNALNQ
- the thiL gene encoding thiamine-phosphate kinase, with amino-acid sequence MFKKNLQVSDLGEKKLIERIVEKSKDFEFNSNKYLNSYIGDDAALIDFNNNLTNEKNYLVATTDLLIQKHHFPLQMSFFQMGWKAVTVNVSDIAAMGAKPVGILISLAIPPNLALESFEEMIDGILEACNYYKIPLIGGDTNEDDEIIISGTALGKVEQSLAKKKYGFKIGDKLAITGQLGLAALGFELLKEENKEIIEKSIENKKISSDLVDLSIDAALNPKARLNEGIILSKIASSVTDITDGLASELYELFEANKNFNRNNNLGIRVYEDKIANEPLFEEIYDLSKILNKDIFDLIFHIGEDFELLFTFNNDNENSIIDELSKKLNFIIIGEINNYNKVEIEYCDGKVQKLSSKGYEHLSND